From one Lycium barbarum isolate Lr01 chromosome 6, ASM1917538v2, whole genome shotgun sequence genomic stretch:
- the LOC132599678 gene encoding uncharacterized protein LOC132599678: protein MRKVTISIYMSPFTKGDYDDEHDFECNICFELAQNPIVTLCGHLYCWPCLYRWLRLHSQCHECPVCKALIQEEKLVPLCGIGRTSTDPRSKPIPGLEIPNRPAGQRPETAPQPDPNNFHNHRGFGHMGGLGGFFPTATARFGNFTMSVGFGGLLPSLLSFQFHGFPGPTAYPTTSNYPFGYTPAYHGPHVRNAQDTAQVQADNNLKFLFLLVGFLVLIYLLG, encoded by the coding sequence ATGAGAAAAGTTACTATTAGCATATACATGTCTCCTTTTACGAAGGGAGACTATGATGACGAACATGATTTTGAATGCAACATCTGTTTTGAATTAGCCCAAAATCCCATTGTGACTCTCTGTGGTCACCTCTACTGTTGGCCATGCCTTTATAGATGGTTACGTCTTCACTCACAGTGCCATGAATGCCCTGTTTGTAAAGCCCTTATTCAAGAGGAGAAATTAGTTCCTCTTTGTGGCATAGGAAGGACTTCTACTGATCCCAGATCAAAACCAATCCCCGGCCTTGAAATTCCTAATAGACCTGCAGGACAACGACCTGAAACTGCTCCTCAACCTGATCCAAATAATTTTCATAATCATAGAGGATTCGGTCATATGGGAGGATTGGGAGGGTTTTTTCCCACAGCAACTGCAAGATTCGGTAACTTTACAATGTCCGTTGGTTTCGGTGGATTGCTCCCTTCATTACTCAGCTTCCAGTTTCATGGATTTCCTGGTCCTACAGCGTATCCTACCACATCAAATTACCCTTTTGGATATACTCCTGCATATCACGGGCCACATGTTCGTAATGCTCAAGACACAGCCCAAGTACAAGCAGATAACAATCTCAAGTTTTTGTTCTTACTTGTTGGTTTTCTTGTGCTCATTTATTTGTTGGGCTAA